Proteins encoded within one genomic window of Vidua macroura isolate BioBank_ID:100142 chromosome 34, ASM2450914v1, whole genome shotgun sequence:
- the RARG gene encoding LOW QUALITY PROTEIN: retinoic acid receptor gamma (The sequence of the model RefSeq protein was modified relative to this genomic sequence to represent the inferred CDS: deleted 1 base in 1 codon), with protein MFGCVEAAAAPRRLHDVTNRGGCALRRVPVPAGCGGPARRALEPSPGRVLGDTGPPSPRPPPRVHKPCFVCSDRSSGYHYGVSSCEGCKGFFRRSIQKNMVYTCHRERNCQIDKVTRNRCQFCRLQKCFQVGMSKEAVRNDRNKRKKEVKQDLAGDELSPELAELVRRVSRAHQETFPSLGQLGKYTTNSSADHRVQLDLGLWDKFSELATKCIIKIVEFAKRLPGFTGLTMADQITLLKAACLDILMLRICTRYTPEQDTMTFSDGLTLTRTQMHNAGFGPLTDLVFAFAGQLLPLQLDDTETGLLSAICLICGDRMELEQPRHVERLQEPLLEALRVYARRRRPWQPQRFPRMLLKITDLRGISTKGAERAITLRTEIPGPMPPLIREMLENPEIFTEVGGDAPPPPPDPPAAQDSPPGPPTSP; from the exons ATGTTCGGCTGCgtggaggcggcggcggcgccgcggcggcTGCACGACGTGACCAACCGCGGGGGCTGCGCCCTGCGCAGGGTCCCGGTGCCCGCCGGCTGCGGGGGCCCCGCCCGCAGAG ccctggagccctCCCCTGGGCGGGTTTTGGGGGACACGGGCCCCCCCTCGcca cgcccccccccccgcgtGCACAAGCCTTGCTTCGTGTGCAGCGACCGCAGCTCCGGGTACCACTACGGAGTGAGCTCCTGCGAGGGCTGCAAG GGGTTTTTCCGGCGGAGCATCCAGAAGAACATGGTGTACACGTGTCACCGGGAGCGCAACTGCCAGATCGACAAGGTCACCCGCAATCGGTGCCAGTTCTGCCGCCTCCAGAAGTGCTTCCAGGTCGGAATGTCCAAGGAAG CCGTGCGGAACGACCGGaacaagaggaagaaggaggtgAAGCAGGATTTGGCGGGGGATGAGCTGAGCCCCGAGCTGGCCGAGCTGGTGCGGAGGGTCAGTAGAGCCCACCAGGAGACCTTCCCCTCTCTGGGCCAGCTGGGCAAGTACACCAcg AACTCGAGTGCTGACCACCGGGTGCAGCTGGACCTGGGGCTCTGGGACAAGTTCAGCGAATTGGCCACCAAGTGCATCATCAAGATCGTGGAGTTTGCCAAGCGGCTCCCGGGCTTCACAGGGCTCACCATGGCCGACCAGATCACTCTGCTCAAGGCTGCCTGCCTCGACATCCTG ATGCTGCGGATCTGCACCCGCTACACACCGGAGCAGGATACGATGACGTTCTCGGATGGGCTGACGCTGACCCGGACCCAGATGCACAACGCGGGATTCGGGCCCCTCACTGACCTCGTGTTTGCCTTCgcggggcagctgctgcccctaCAGCTTGATGACACCGAGACCGGGCTGCTCAGTGCCATCTGCCTCATCTGTGGGG ACcggatggagctggagcagccccggcACGTGGAGCGGCTGCAGGAGCCGCTGCTCGAGGCTCTCCGGGTCTATGCCCGGCGCCGGCGCCCGTGGCAGCCGCAGCGCTTCCCCCGGATGCTGCTCAAAATCACTGACCTGCGTGGCATCAGCACCAAGG GGGCGGAACGAGCCATCACCCTGCGCACGGAGATCCCGGGGCCGATGCCCCCCCTGATCCGGGAAATGCTGGAGAACCCCGAAATCTTCACCGAAGTGGGGGGGGatgccccccccccacccccagaccctcctgctgcccaggacagTCCCCCTGGCCCCCCCACATCCCCATAG
- the ZNF740 gene encoding zinc finger protein 740 isoform X2 — MAQASLLACEGLSGVCLVPTVASKKMMPKSGGKQDGSRERGSSPDLLSLRQDPDKPRARKDDDAPEASNPKKSMKKRRKRVPGAEGPPSSSRRGSQMVVIEQNGSFQLKNFICDHCFGAFRSSYHLKRHILIHTGEKPFECDMCDMRFIQKYHLERHKRVHSGEKPYQCERCMQSFSRTDRLLRHKRMCQGCQTKTPPDSQLLL, encoded by the exons ATGGCTCAG GCGAGTCTCCTGGCCTGCGAGGGGCTCTCGGGCGTCTGCCTCGTCCCCACCGTTGCCAGCAAGAAGATGATGCCCAAATCCGGCGGGAAGCAGGACGGGAGCCGGGAACGGGGCTCCAGCCCCGACCTCCTG tccctccgCCAGGACCCCGACAAGCCCCGCGCCCGCAAGGACGATGATGCTCCTGAGGCCTCCAACCCCAAGAAATCCATGAAAAAG CGCCGCAAGCGGGTTCCCGGCGCCGAGGGACCCCCGAGCTCCTCCCGCCGAGGATCCCAG ATGGTGGTGATTGAGCAAAACGGCTCCTTCCAGCTCAAGAACTTCATCTGCGACCATTGTTTTGGCGCTTTCCGGAGCAGCTACCACCTCAAACGGCACATCCTCATCCACACCG GGGAGAAGCCGTTCGAGTGCGACATGTGCGACATGCGCTTCATCCAGAAGTACCACCTGGAGCGGCACAAGCGTGTGCACAGCGGGGAGAAGCCCTACCAGTGCGAGCGCTGCATGCAG AGCTTCTCCCGCACGGACCGGCTGCTCCGACACAAGCGCATGTGCCAAGGCTGCCAGACCAAGACCCCTCCCgactcccagctcctgctgtga
- the ZNF740 gene encoding zinc finger protein 740 isoform X3, with the protein MAAPWRASLLACEGLSGVCLVPTVASKKMMPKSGGKQDGSRERGSSPDLLSLRQDPDKPRARKDDDAPEASNPKKSMKKMVVIEQNGSFQLKNFICDHCFGAFRSSYHLKRHILIHTGEKPFECDMCDMRFIQKYHLERHKRVHSGEKPYQCERCMQSFSRTDRLLRHKRMCQGCQTKTPPDSQLLL; encoded by the exons atggCGGCGCCGTGGCGG GCGAGTCTCCTGGCCTGCGAGGGGCTCTCGGGCGTCTGCCTCGTCCCCACCGTTGCCAGCAAGAAGATGATGCCCAAATCCGGCGGGAAGCAGGACGGGAGCCGGGAACGGGGCTCCAGCCCCGACCTCCTG tccctccgCCAGGACCCCGACAAGCCCCGCGCCCGCAAGGACGATGATGCTCCTGAGGCCTCCAACCCCAAGAAATCCATGAAAAAG ATGGTGGTGATTGAGCAAAACGGCTCCTTCCAGCTCAAGAACTTCATCTGCGACCATTGTTTTGGCGCTTTCCGGAGCAGCTACCACCTCAAACGGCACATCCTCATCCACACCG GGGAGAAGCCGTTCGAGTGCGACATGTGCGACATGCGCTTCATCCAGAAGTACCACCTGGAGCGGCACAAGCGTGTGCACAGCGGGGAGAAGCCCTACCAGTGCGAGCGCTGCATGCAG AGCTTCTCCCGCACGGACCGGCTGCTCCGACACAAGCGCATGTGCCAAGGCTGCCAGACCAAGACCCCTCCCgactcccagctcctgctgtga
- the ZNF740 gene encoding zinc finger protein 740 isoform X1 has protein sequence MAAPWRASLLACEGLSGVCLVPTVASKKMMPKSGGKQDGSRERGSSPDLLSLRQDPDKPRARKDDDAPEASNPKKSMKKRRKRVPGAEGPPSSSRRGSQMVVIEQNGSFQLKNFICDHCFGAFRSSYHLKRHILIHTGEKPFECDMCDMRFIQKYHLERHKRVHSGEKPYQCERCMQSFSRTDRLLRHKRMCQGCQTKTPPDSQLLL, from the exons atggCGGCGCCGTGGCGG GCGAGTCTCCTGGCCTGCGAGGGGCTCTCGGGCGTCTGCCTCGTCCCCACCGTTGCCAGCAAGAAGATGATGCCCAAATCCGGCGGGAAGCAGGACGGGAGCCGGGAACGGGGCTCCAGCCCCGACCTCCTG tccctccgCCAGGACCCCGACAAGCCCCGCGCCCGCAAGGACGATGATGCTCCTGAGGCCTCCAACCCCAAGAAATCCATGAAAAAG CGCCGCAAGCGGGTTCCCGGCGCCGAGGGACCCCCGAGCTCCTCCCGCCGAGGATCCCAG ATGGTGGTGATTGAGCAAAACGGCTCCTTCCAGCTCAAGAACTTCATCTGCGACCATTGTTTTGGCGCTTTCCGGAGCAGCTACCACCTCAAACGGCACATCCTCATCCACACCG GGGAGAAGCCGTTCGAGTGCGACATGTGCGACATGCGCTTCATCCAGAAGTACCACCTGGAGCGGCACAAGCGTGTGCACAGCGGGGAGAAGCCCTACCAGTGCGAGCGCTGCATGCAG AGCTTCTCCCGCACGGACCGGCTGCTCCGACACAAGCGCATGTGCCAAGGCTGCCAGACCAAGACCCCTCCCgactcccagctcctgctgtga
- the CSAD gene encoding cysteine sulfinic acid decarboxylase isoform X1, with protein MAEPSGAGYSIPLDDPGLDIAAGEEFLQEVFQILLEEGVRKSTDVTQKVCDWKEPQELRELLDLELRSDGEGRERLLQRCRDVLRFSVRTGHPRFFNQLFSGLDHHALAGRFLTETLNTSPYTYEIAPVLVLMEEQVLAKLREFVGWSTGDGIFAPGGSISNMLAMNVARFWRFPESRSRGNWDLPRLGLFASQESHYSILKGAALLGIGTDNVHLVQTDKRGKMIPEELEKEIQRVKAEGSEPLFVCATSGTTVLGAFDPLDAIADVCARHGLWLHVDAAWGGSALLSPQLRHLLAGIHRADSVTWNPHKLLMVGLQCSAFLLRDSSGLLQRCHGVGASYLFQRDKFYDVSLDTGDKSPQCGRRADGLKLWILWKAVGTRGLGQRVERAFSATRYLFEQVKRREGFQLVVEPEFINLCFWFIPPSLRGQESSPEFWNKLGKVAPAIKEKMIRRGSMMVGYQPHGSHVNFFRQIITNPAVTRQDLDFFLDEIQELGWDL; from the exons ATGGCTGAGCCCTCTGGGGCTGGGTACAGCATCCCATTGGATGATCCCGGCCTGGACATCGCTGCTGGGgaggaattcctgcaggaagtGTTCCAGATCCTGCTGGAGGAGGGCGTGCGGAAGAGCACGGATGTGACACAGAAG GTGTGTGACTGGAAGGAGCCGCAGGagctgcgggagctgctggATCTGGAGCTGCGGAGTGACGGGGAGGGGCGGGAGCGGCTCCTGCAGCGCTGCCGGGACGTGCTGCGCTTCAGCGTCCGCACTG GTCACCCTCGATTCTTCAACCAGCTTTTCTCAGGGCTGGACCACCATGCCCTGGCTGGCCGGTTCCTCACCGAGACCCTCAACACGAGCCC GTACACATACGAAATCGCCCCAGTGCTGGTGCTGATGGAGGAACAGGTCCTGGCCAAGCTCCGGGAGTTTGTGGGATGGAGCACCGGCGATGGGATCTTTGCTCCTG ggggctcTATATCCAACATGTTGGCCATGAACGTGGCGCGATTCTGGCGTTTCCCGGAGAGCCGGAGCAGAGGGAACTGGGACCTGCCCCGCCTGGGCCTGTTTGCATCCCAGGAG AGCCATTACTCCATCCTAAaaggagctgctctcctgggaattGGCACGGACAACGTTCACCTGGTGCAAACAGACAAGAG GGGAAAGATGATCCCcgaagagctggagaaggagatcCAGAGGGTGAAAGCTGAG GGCTCAGAGCCCCTCTTTGTGTGTGCTACGAGTGGCACCACTGTCCTGGGCGCCTTCGACCCGCTGGACGCCATCGCCGACGTCTGTGCCCGCCACGGGCTGTGGCTGCATGTGGAC gcagcatgggggGGCAGCGCACTCCTGTCCCCTCAACTCCGTCACCTCCTCGCCGGCATCCACAG AGCCGACTCGGTGACCTGGAACCCCCACAAGCTGTTGATGGTGGGATTGCAGTGCTCAGCATTCCTGCTCCGTGACAGCTCC GGGCTCCTGCAGCGCTGCCATGGCGTGGGGGCCTCGTACCTGTTCCAGCGGGACAAGTTCTATGACGTGTCCCTGGACACAGGGGACAAGAGCCCCCAGTGCGGCCGCCGTGCCGATGGCCTCAAGCTCTGGATCCTCTGGAAAGCAGTGGGAACCCGGGGGCTGGGACAGCGTGTGGAGCGGGCGTTCAGCGCCACTCG GTATCTGTTTGAGCAGgtgaagaggagggagggattCCAGCTGGTGGTGGAG CCAGAATTTATCAACCTCTGCTTCTGGTTCATCCCGCCCAGCCTGCGGGGCCAGGAGAGCTCCCCAGAATTCTGGAACAAACTGGGAAAG GTGGCCCCAGCCATCAAGGAAAAGATGATCCGGAGGGGCTCTATGATGGTGGGATACCAACCCCATGGATCCCACGTCAACTTCTTCCGGCAGATTATCACCAATCCTGCTGTCACCCGCCAGGACCTGGACTTCTTCCTGGATGAGATACAGGAATTGGGATGGGATCTGTGA
- the CSAD gene encoding cysteine sulfinic acid decarboxylase isoform X2 has product MEEQVLAKLREFVGWSTGDGIFAPGGSISNMLAMNVARFWRFPESRSRGNWDLPRLGLFASQESHYSILKGAALLGIGTDNVHLVQTDKRGKMIPEELEKEIQRVKAEGSEPLFVCATSGTTVLGAFDPLDAIADVCARHGLWLHVDAAWGGSALLSPQLRHLLAGIHRADSVTWNPHKLLMVGLQCSAFLLRDSSGLLQRCHGVGASYLFQRDKFYDVSLDTGDKSPQCGRRADGLKLWILWKAVGTRGLGQRVERAFSATRYLFEQVKRREGFQLVVEPEFINLCFWFIPPSLRGQESSPEFWNKLGKVAPAIKEKMIRRGSMMVGYQPHGSHVNFFRQIITNPAVTRQDLDFFLDEIQELGWDL; this is encoded by the exons ATGGAGGAACAGGTCCTGGCCAAGCTCCGGGAGTTTGTGGGATGGAGCACCGGCGATGGGATCTTTGCTCCTG ggggctcTATATCCAACATGTTGGCCATGAACGTGGCGCGATTCTGGCGTTTCCCGGAGAGCCGGAGCAGAGGGAACTGGGACCTGCCCCGCCTGGGCCTGTTTGCATCCCAGGAG AGCCATTACTCCATCCTAAaaggagctgctctcctgggaattGGCACGGACAACGTTCACCTGGTGCAAACAGACAAGAG GGGAAAGATGATCCCcgaagagctggagaaggagatcCAGAGGGTGAAAGCTGAG GGCTCAGAGCCCCTCTTTGTGTGTGCTACGAGTGGCACCACTGTCCTGGGCGCCTTCGACCCGCTGGACGCCATCGCCGACGTCTGTGCCCGCCACGGGCTGTGGCTGCATGTGGAC gcagcatgggggGGCAGCGCACTCCTGTCCCCTCAACTCCGTCACCTCCTCGCCGGCATCCACAG AGCCGACTCGGTGACCTGGAACCCCCACAAGCTGTTGATGGTGGGATTGCAGTGCTCAGCATTCCTGCTCCGTGACAGCTCC GGGCTCCTGCAGCGCTGCCATGGCGTGGGGGCCTCGTACCTGTTCCAGCGGGACAAGTTCTATGACGTGTCCCTGGACACAGGGGACAAGAGCCCCCAGTGCGGCCGCCGTGCCGATGGCCTCAAGCTCTGGATCCTCTGGAAAGCAGTGGGAACCCGGGGGCTGGGACAGCGTGTGGAGCGGGCGTTCAGCGCCACTCG GTATCTGTTTGAGCAGgtgaagaggagggagggattCCAGCTGGTGGTGGAG CCAGAATTTATCAACCTCTGCTTCTGGTTCATCCCGCCCAGCCTGCGGGGCCAGGAGAGCTCCCCAGAATTCTGGAACAAACTGGGAAAG GTGGCCCCAGCCATCAAGGAAAAGATGATCCGGAGGGGCTCTATGATGGTGGGATACCAACCCCATGGATCCCACGTCAACTTCTTCCGGCAGATTATCACCAATCCTGCTGTCACCCGCCAGGACCTGGACTTCTTCCTGGATGAGATACAGGAATTGGGATGGGATCTGTGA
- the LOC128821074 gene encoding uncharacterized protein LOC128821074, with amino-acid sequence MARDERVTLLEVHQALPEDQFQDLKFLLERKIPAAFVLPASRPELCRILLQRFPGNALHETARILRQLGRLDLIQRFQLPLEEQIPAKTPLEPNGDSPSVRGDPTSGHHAGGIPAPPVNSRRLTEKDLMKVAQRLGKEWQEVGILHLGLERSRLEQIQEENPGNPVMWSFEMLRAWQRRERHEATVSQLLACLEHARLDPGILDFLQSLQGN; translated from the coding sequence ATGGCGAGGGACGAGCGGGTGACGCTGCTGGAGGTGCACCAGGCACTCCCGGAGGATCAATTCCAGGACCTGAAGTTcctgctggaaaggaaaattccTGCCGCATTTGTGCTCCCGGCATCGCGCCCCGAGTTGTGCCGGATCCTCCTCCAGCGTTTCCCGGGGAATGCCCTGCATGAAACCGCCAGAATCCTGCGACAGCTCGGCCGCCTCGACCTCATCCAGCGCTtccagctgcccctggaagAGCAAATCCCGGCGAAAACTCCGTTGGAACCTAACGGGGACAGCCCCAGTGTGAGGGGGGACCCCACTTCAGGACATCATGCTGGAGGGATTCCAGCTCCACCTGTGAATTCCCGACGTTTGACGGAGAAGGATTTGATGAAAGTTGCCCAAAGATTGGGAAAAGAGTGGCAGGAAGTGGGAATTTTGCATCTAGGGCTGGAGCGGAGCCGGCTGGAGCAGATACAGGAGGAAAATCCCGGCAATCCCGTCATGTGGAGTTTCGAGATGCTGCGGGCATGGCAGCGGCGGGAGCGACATGAAGCCACAGTGTCCCAGCTCCTAGCCTGCCTTGAGCATGCCCGGCTCGATCCTGGAATCCTCGACTTCCTCCAGAGCCTCCAGGGGAATTGA